The Streptomyces sp. NBC_01353 genome contains a region encoding:
- a CDS encoding GNAT family N-acetyltransferase, with protein MDMSSITSAWVAGWTVSRGTPSAVVEPWGYRIDVGLPTHVFRHVLPAPDAVSVGKLCAEITEPNAWLKVMAGPEEVAEWITPGWTVPDDPGFMMTKALDAGARPPAPEGYARTTETRDGVIRVRIVAPDGTLAARGQLAPTGPTAVADQIETHPDHRRRGLGANVMRTLEAAGAQAGAVTGVLSATRDGLALYDSLGWRHEGPLTGIVRGV; from the coding sequence ATGGATATGTCGTCTATTACATCTGCGTGGGTGGCGGGCTGGACCGTCTCGCGCGGCACCCCGTCCGCCGTCGTCGAGCCCTGGGGCTACCGGATCGACGTGGGCCTGCCGACGCACGTCTTCCGACATGTGCTGCCGGCGCCGGACGCGGTGTCCGTGGGCAAGCTCTGTGCGGAGATCACCGAGCCGAACGCGTGGCTCAAGGTGATGGCAGGGCCGGAGGAGGTAGCGGAGTGGATCACCCCGGGGTGGACCGTCCCGGACGATCCCGGCTTCATGATGACCAAGGCACTGGACGCCGGCGCGCGGCCGCCGGCGCCGGAGGGGTACGCGCGGACGACGGAGACCCGGGACGGGGTGATACGGGTCCGGATCGTGGCGCCGGACGGCACGCTCGCCGCCCGCGGCCAGCTGGCGCCGACGGGCCCGACGGCGGTCGCCGACCAGATCGAGACCCACCCGGACCACCGCCGCCGCGGCCTGGGCGCCAACGTCATGCGCACCCTCGAGGCGGCGGGCGCGCAGGCGGGAGCGGTGACGGGCGTCCTGTCGGCGACGAGGGACGGTCTGGCCCTCTACGACTCCCTGGGCTGGCGCCACGAGGGCCCGCTGACGGGCATCGTCCGGGGCGTTTGA
- a CDS encoding RNA polymerase sigma factor: MRLLRPERGEERDDSALLRAVARGDAEALAVLYDRHAGWLHARLARRCADDETVREVLQDTFVTVWRSAGSHRGRGEAGGWLWVVAARRLVDAQRARARAERAAPEPIAPAPSAEDRVLAGLEYGDVGAALDRISPELREVLRATVVDGLTTRETARLLGIPEGTVKTRALRARRELRAALGPHALGGTA; encoded by the coding sequence GTGAGACTGTTGCGCCCCGAACGGGGAGAAGAGCGGGACGACTCCGCGCTGTTGCGCGCCGTCGCCCGCGGGGATGCCGAGGCGCTGGCCGTGCTGTACGACCGGCACGCCGGATGGCTGCACGCGCGGCTGGCCCGGCGTTGCGCGGACGACGAGACCGTACGGGAGGTCCTCCAGGACACGTTCGTCACGGTCTGGCGCTCCGCCGGTTCCCACCGCGGCCGGGGTGAGGCCGGCGGCTGGCTGTGGGTCGTCGCCGCGCGCCGCCTGGTCGACGCCCAGCGCGCCCGGGCCCGTGCGGAGCGCGCCGCGCCCGAACCGATCGCCCCCGCCCCCTCCGCCGAGGACCGGGTCCTCGCGGGTCTGGAGTACGGGGACGTCGGCGCCGCGCTCGACCGGATCTCGCCCGAGTTGCGCGAGGTCCTGCGGGCCACCGTCGTCGACGGCCTGACCACCCGCGAGACGGCCCGGCTGCTGGGGATACCGGAGGGCACGGTGAAGACCCGCGCCCTGCGGGCCCGTCGCGAACTGCGGGCCGCCCTCGGCCCGCACGCCCTGGGAGGCACCGCATGA
- a CDS encoding zf-HC2 domain-containing protein produces MTAPWHVTDSLAAQYASGSAAEPDAWSLEKHVEVCGGCAVRVSAAVRTGSSGPVLADVRASLLETVRAEAAAGRGRAPRRLGVRLSLGSGGQGLSPASRWARVLWAVGPALRGAWLVAVLVVVAAAVGLAYGAGFREARPVLLAVAPMLPLAGVAVSYGRHADPMYEIGVATPSGGLRLLLTRAAAVLGVCVPVLTAAGAVLPPVTGVPGAAAWLLPALALTLAALALGSFVGCRAASATLAGGWLLAVTGPVLGRPEATAELARYFSGPATQGGWAAAAAVCAGLLALRRRSFDHLETR; encoded by the coding sequence ATGACAGCGCCGTGGCACGTGACCGATTCGCTGGCCGCTCAGTACGCGTCGGGTTCGGCGGCCGAACCCGACGCGTGGTCCCTGGAGAAGCATGTCGAGGTGTGCGGAGGCTGCGCGGTCCGTGTCTCCGCGGCGGTCCGCACAGGGAGCTCGGGTCCGGTCCTCGCGGACGTACGGGCTTCGCTCCTGGAGACGGTACGCGCGGAGGCGGCCGCCGGCCGAGGCCGCGCGCCCCGGCGCCTGGGTGTGCGCCTGAGCCTCGGAAGCGGCGGGCAGGGCCTCTCCCCCGCCTCCCGTTGGGCGCGCGTGCTCTGGGCCGTCGGCCCCGCGCTGCGCGGGGCATGGCTGGTGGCGGTGCTCGTCGTGGTCGCCGCCGCCGTCGGTCTCGCGTACGGCGCCGGATTCCGGGAAGCGCGGCCGGTGCTGCTCGCCGTCGCCCCGATGCTGCCGCTCGCCGGAGTGGCCGTCTCGTACGGACGTCACGCCGACCCGATGTACGAGATCGGCGTGGCGACGCCCTCCGGCGGACTGCGCCTGCTGCTCACCCGGGCTGCGGCGGTGTTGGGCGTGTGCGTGCCGGTACTGACCGCGGCCGGGGCCGTGCTGCCGCCGGTCACCGGCGTGCCGGGCGCCGCGGCCTGGCTGCTGCCGGCGCTCGCGCTGACACTGGCGGCCCTCGCCCTCGGTTCGTTCGTGGGGTGCCGGGCGGCCTCGGCCACGCTGGCCGGCGGCTGGCTGCTCGCGGTGACCGGGCCGGTGCTCGGCCGGCCGGAAGCCACCGCCGAGCTGGCCCGCTACTTCTCGGGCCCTGCCACACAGGGCGGTTGGGCCGCGGCCGCCGCCGTCTGCGCGGGCCTGCTGGCCCTGCGACGCCGTTCCTTCGACCACCTGGAGACCCGGTGA
- a CDS encoding TetR/AcrR family transcriptional regulator, with protein sequence MPENKGRTPRRTAGRGSYAVGDARRLKILDIAVEHFGLWGFHASSLARIANDCGITQGGLLHHFRSKEDLLLSVLAQSEQHDVERLFADEPESYAAYLETVVGLVEDNTRRPGIVRMFNVLVGESGNVGHPAHQYFKERYERVLGHTVDLMEAAVRRGELKAGIDCRAVGQEQLAMMDGLQIQWALDPASMDMPARVRAFLDRQLRELSTTGEGLPGASA encoded by the coding sequence ATGCCGGAGAACAAGGGCCGAACACCCCGCAGAACCGCAGGCAGGGGCAGCTACGCGGTAGGAGACGCGCGCCGCCTGAAGATCCTGGACATCGCCGTCGAGCACTTCGGACTGTGGGGCTTCCACGCCTCCTCGCTCGCGCGGATCGCGAACGACTGCGGGATCACCCAGGGCGGTCTGCTGCACCACTTCCGCAGCAAGGAGGACCTCCTGCTCTCCGTCCTCGCCCAGAGCGAGCAGCATGACGTCGAGCGTCTCTTCGCCGACGAGCCGGAGTCGTACGCCGCCTACCTGGAGACCGTCGTCGGTCTCGTCGAGGACAACACCCGCCGCCCCGGCATCGTGCGGATGTTCAACGTCCTGGTCGGCGAGTCCGGCAACGTCGGCCACCCCGCGCACCAGTACTTCAAGGAGCGCTACGAGCGCGTGCTCGGGCACACCGTCGACCTCATGGAGGCGGCGGTACGGCGGGGGGAGCTGAAGGCGGGCATCGACTGCCGGGCCGTGGGGCAGGAGCAACTGGCCATGATGGACGGCCTGCAGATCCAATGGGCCCTGGACCCGGCCTCGATGGACATGCCGGCCCGCGTACGGGCCTTCCTGGACCGGCAGTTGCGCGAACTCTCGACGACGGGCGAGGGGCTGCCGGGGGCGTCGGCCTGA
- a CDS encoding glycoside hydrolase family 3 N-terminal domain-containing protein, whose amino-acid sequence MHPYQDATRPVAERVEDLLARMTLEEKAGQLFHSMLMMNGDGTPVTETDGSMLPFTTPELVEDRHLSHFNLLGTYGAREMAMWHNAVQEMAANTRLGIPVSLSTDPRHAFTDNVGASFNAGAFSAWPEALGLAAIGDPELVFRFADTVRREYLAVGFRTALHPQIDLATEPRWARQTGTFGSDAKLTCELVQAYVRGLQGEALGPDSVAAMVKHFPGGGPQKDGEDPHFPHGKEQIYPGGMRDHHLEPFKAAIAAGCSQMMPYYGQPIGTDWEEVGFGFNKGVVTGLLREELGFTGIVCTDWGLLTDSVIFGEPHEARAWGVEHLSVAERAAKSLEAGSDQFGGEQSPEVIVELVGSGRISEARIDESVRRLLREKFVLGLFDERRYVDPDEAAETVGRADFKAAGAAAQRRSLTVLTDGPLPLSGRPKLYVENVDAAVAAAYGDVVTTPAEADLAVLRLRTPYEERPNRFESFFHSGSLAFAEPELARILSLLATVPTVVCVNLERPAVLPEIAEHAAALIADYGASDEALLDVAFGRAKAEGRLPFELPRSMAAVAAARPDVPNDTVDPVFPHGHGLSS is encoded by the coding sequence ATGCACCCGTACCAGGACGCCACCCGCCCCGTCGCCGAGCGCGTCGAGGACCTGCTCGCCCGGATGACCCTGGAGGAGAAGGCCGGCCAGCTCTTCCACTCCATGCTGATGATGAACGGGGACGGCACGCCGGTGACCGAGACGGACGGCTCGATGCTGCCGTTCACCACCCCGGAGCTCGTCGAGGACCGCCATCTCAGCCACTTCAACCTGCTCGGCACCTACGGCGCCCGCGAGATGGCCATGTGGCACAACGCGGTCCAGGAGATGGCCGCGAACACCCGGCTCGGCATCCCGGTCTCGCTCTCCACCGACCCCCGCCACGCCTTCACGGACAACGTCGGCGCCTCCTTCAACGCCGGTGCGTTCTCCGCCTGGCCCGAGGCGCTGGGGCTGGCCGCGATCGGCGACCCGGAGCTGGTGTTCCGCTTCGCCGACACCGTCCGCCGCGAGTACCTCGCGGTCGGCTTCCGTACGGCTCTCCACCCGCAGATCGACCTCGCCACCGAGCCCCGCTGGGCCCGCCAGACCGGCACCTTCGGCTCGGACGCCAAGCTGACCTGCGAACTCGTCCAGGCGTACGTCCGCGGCCTGCAGGGCGAGGCGCTGGGTCCTGACTCGGTGGCGGCCATGGTCAAGCACTTCCCCGGCGGCGGGCCGCAGAAGGACGGCGAGGACCCGCACTTCCCGCACGGCAAGGAGCAGATCTACCCGGGCGGGATGCGCGACCACCACCTGGAGCCCTTCAAGGCCGCCATCGCCGCCGGCTGCTCGCAGATGATGCCGTACTACGGCCAGCCGATCGGCACCGACTGGGAAGAGGTCGGCTTCGGCTTCAACAAAGGTGTGGTGACCGGGCTGCTGCGGGAGGAGCTGGGCTTCACCGGGATCGTCTGCACCGACTGGGGGCTGCTGACGGACTCGGTGATCTTCGGTGAGCCGCACGAGGCACGGGCGTGGGGCGTGGAGCACCTGAGCGTCGCCGAGCGGGCGGCGAAGTCGCTGGAGGCGGGCTCGGACCAGTTCGGCGGCGAGCAGAGCCCCGAGGTGATCGTGGAGCTGGTCGGGTCGGGCCGGATCTCCGAGGCGCGCATCGACGAGTCCGTACGGCGGCTGCTGCGTGAGAAGTTCGTGCTCGGGCTCTTCGACGAGCGCCGGTACGTCGACCCGGACGAGGCGGCCGAGACGGTCGGCCGCGCCGACTTCAAGGCGGCGGGCGCGGCGGCCCAGCGCCGCTCGCTCACGGTCCTCACGGACGGGCCGCTGCCGCTCTCGGGGCGCCCGAAGCTGTACGTGGAGAACGTCGACGCGGCCGTCGCGGCGGCGTACGGGGACGTCGTGACCACCCCGGCGGAGGCCGACCTCGCCGTGCTGCGGCTGCGTACCCCGTACGAGGAGCGCCCGAACCGCTTCGAATCCTTCTTCCACTCCGGCTCGCTCGCCTTCGCGGAGCCCGAACTGGCCCGGATCCTCTCGCTGCTCGCGACGGTTCCGACGGTGGTCTGCGTCAACCTGGAGCGGCCGGCCGTCCTCCCGGAGATCGCCGAGCACGCGGCGGCGTTGATCGCCGACTACGGCGCGAGCGACGAGGCGCTGCTCGACGTGGCCTTCGGACGGGCGAAGGCGGAGGGCAGGCTTCCCTTCGAACTGCCGCGCTCGATGGCTGCGGTGGCGGCGGCCCGCCCGGACGTCCCGAACGACACGGTGGATCCGGTCTTCCCGCACGGGCACGGTCTCTCGTCGTAA
- a CDS encoding spermidine synthase has protein sequence MSSPVTLDRREGPYGEVVLRRRDEHFEIIANGTFLMDTSDGRSERLLIDAAMDALGGRAKRDGDAPWPKAQGASPSVLIGGLGVGFSLAHASADPRWGRITVVEREQAIIDWHREGPLAAISGRALADPRNVILHTDLIEYVHTSTDTYDALCLDIDNGPDWTVTEGNQSLYSAEGLAACADRLNPGGILAVWSARPSADFEASLRNAGFSGVRTEEIPVARGVPDVVHLAIRPG, from the coding sequence ATGTCCAGCCCTGTCACCCTCGACCGCCGCGAGGGTCCGTACGGAGAGGTCGTGTTGCGCCGACGCGACGAGCACTTCGAGATCATCGCCAACGGCACCTTCCTGATGGACACCTCCGACGGCCGTTCGGAACGGCTTCTGATCGACGCGGCGATGGACGCCCTCGGCGGACGAGCGAAGCGAGATGGGGATGCCCCCTGGCCGAAGGCTCAGGGGGCATCCCCATCCGTGCTGATCGGCGGCCTCGGCGTCGGCTTCTCGCTCGCCCACGCCTCCGCAGACCCCCGCTGGGGCCGGATCACGGTCGTCGAGCGCGAGCAGGCGATCATCGACTGGCACCGCGAAGGGCCGCTGGCCGCGATCTCCGGCCGGGCTCTGGCCGACCCGCGGAACGTGATCCTGCACACGGACCTGATCGAGTACGTCCACACCTCGACCGACACCTACGACGCCCTCTGTCTGGACATCGACAACGGGCCCGACTGGACCGTCACCGAGGGCAACCAAAGCCTGTACTCCGCCGAGGGATTGGCGGCCTGCGCGGACCGGCTCAACCCCGGCGGGATCCTCGCCGTGTGGTCCGCTCGACCCTCCGCCGATTTCGAAGCGTCCTTGCGGAATGCCGGATTCAGCGGGGTACGGACGGAAGAGATCCCGGTTGCCCGGGGCGTCCCTGACGTGGTGCACCTTGCCATCCGGCCTGGATAG